The Thermoleophilum album genome contains a region encoding:
- the smpB gene encoding SsrA-binding protein SmpB produces the protein MAKGKQKRKAAPGDVATNRKATHRYELLERFEAGLQLTGPEVKSLRAGKVQIADGWAEIRDGEAWLHGVHISPYGPASRENPPPDRPRKLLLHRREIERLLGRTSERGLTLVPTRIYFKGPWAKVELALARGKEQRDRRRELKERDAAREIERALRWRGR, from the coding sequence ATGGCAAAGGGCAAGCAGAAGCGCAAGGCGGCTCCCGGCGATGTCGCCACCAACCGCAAGGCGACGCACCGCTACGAGCTGCTCGAGCGCTTCGAAGCGGGGCTTCAGCTCACCGGCCCCGAGGTCAAATCGCTGCGTGCCGGGAAGGTCCAGATCGCTGACGGCTGGGCCGAAATCCGCGACGGCGAGGCCTGGCTACATGGTGTCCATATCTCGCCGTACGGGCCGGCTTCGCGCGAGAACCCCCCGCCCGACCGCCCCCGCAAGCTGCTCCTCCACCGCCGTGAGATCGAACGGCTGCTCGGACGCACCAGCGAACGGGGCCTGACGCTCGTCCCGACCCGTATCTACTTCAAGGGCCCGTGGGCCAAGGTCGAGCTGGCGCTGGCGCGTGGGAAGGAGCAGCGCGACCGTCGCCGCGAGCTCAAGGAGCGGGACGCCGCCCGCGAGATCGAGCGGGCACTGCGCTGGCGGGGCCGCTGA
- a CDS encoding metallophosphoesterase family protein — translation MRILAFSDLHCDERRARELVERSRAVDVVVGAGDFARVHRGLESTIDLLKAIDKPTVLVPGNNETDRALREACAGWPTAHVLHGEAVEIDGRTFFGLGGGIPETPWDWSHDLSEQEAEALLDAMPEGAVLVVHSPPHGHCDDGLGSRAILRAIERKRPPLCVCGHVHQCWGQESRVDGTLVANLGPEGRIFEL, via the coding sequence GTGCGGATCCTGGCGTTCAGCGACCTTCACTGCGACGAACGGCGGGCGCGCGAGCTGGTGGAGCGCTCGCGAGCGGTGGACGTCGTCGTCGGTGCTGGGGACTTCGCGCGTGTGCACCGCGGCTTGGAGTCGACGATCGACCTGCTAAAGGCGATCGACAAACCGACCGTGCTGGTCCCCGGCAACAACGAGACTGATCGCGCACTGCGCGAGGCATGCGCCGGATGGCCCACCGCACACGTGCTGCACGGGGAGGCCGTCGAGATCGACGGTCGCACCTTCTTCGGGCTCGGCGGGGGCATCCCGGAGACGCCCTGGGATTGGAGCCACGACCTCTCCGAACAGGAGGCCGAGGCACTGCTCGACGCGATGCCGGAGGGCGCCGTGCTGGTCGTGCACTCCCCGCCACACGGCCACTGCGACGACGGTCTCGGCAGCCGAGCGATCCTGCGCGCGATCGAGCGCAAGCGACCTCCCCTTTGCGTGTGTGGCCACGTGCACCAGTGCTGGGGACAGGAGTCGCGTGTCGACGGAACGCTCGTCGCGAACCTCGGTCCTGAAGGGCGGATCTTCGAACTTTGA
- the ftsE gene encoding cell division ATP-binding protein FtsE, translated as MVEFRGVTRVFDRGVVALDRVSFEIARGEFVFLVGPTGCGKSTCIRLLLKELEPSEGEVLIAGRRLSEIPRARIPHLRRNIGCVFQDFKLLPDRTVYENVAYALRVIGEPRSEIRRKVPDILRLVGLATKLHNYPHELSGGEQQRVSIARAFVNHPPLLLADEPTGNLDPETSLGIMQLIHRINRTGTTVIVATHDHEMVDRMRRRVIELSEGRVVRDERAGRYRPEPASRHPTVPADGGGAA; from the coding sequence GTGGTCGAGTTTCGCGGCGTTACGCGCGTCTTCGACCGCGGTGTCGTAGCCCTCGACCGCGTCTCCTTCGAGATCGCTCGTGGCGAGTTCGTGTTCCTGGTCGGACCGACCGGGTGCGGCAAGTCGACCTGTATCCGTCTCTTGCTCAAGGAGCTGGAGCCGAGCGAGGGGGAGGTGCTGATCGCCGGTCGTCGCCTCTCGGAGATACCGCGTGCCCGCATCCCGCACCTGCGGCGCAACATCGGCTGCGTCTTCCAGGACTTCAAGCTGTTGCCCGACCGCACGGTCTACGAGAACGTCGCCTATGCGCTGCGCGTGATCGGCGAGCCGCGCTCAGAGATCCGGCGCAAGGTGCCCGACATCCTGCGCCTGGTTGGCCTCGCGACGAAGCTTCACAACTACCCGCACGAGCTGTCAGGCGGCGAGCAGCAGCGGGTCTCGATCGCGCGGGCATTCGTCAACCACCCGCCGCTGCTTTTGGCCGATGAGCCGACCGGCAACCTCGATCCCGAGACGTCGCTCGGAATCATGCAGCTGATCCACCGCATCAACCGCACCGGCACCACGGTGATCGTTGCGACTCACGATCACGAGATGGTCGACCGCATGCGTCGGCGGGTGATCGAGCTAAGCGAGGGGCGGGTGGTGCGCGATGAGCGCGCGGGGCGTTATCGGCCCGAGCCGGCGAGTCGGCACCCGACGGTGCCCGCGGACGGCGGAGGTGCGGCGTGA
- a CDS encoding RNB domain-containing ribonuclease, with translation MPARARGPERRPVVGVVKRRGRLLTLEPLFHRGLSAVLTPGGRVRFEPGDVIAAGPGRKGFVAWRRIGRPDSARDVVEALLVERGHARSYPRAAEREARAVARSPHGRAPRVDLRELPTFTIDPAEAKDFDDAISARVEGDGRVRVWVHVADVTAFVRPGGALDEEARRRATSVYAPGTVEPMLPHVLSSGECSLRPGEDRLAVTVELEMDEARVRKARFMRTLIRSDARLTYDQVDRVFAGRERAQEPWAEPLAAARRVARALRDRRRRRGGLEIDSAEPRFEFDAEGRVRAVTRERQTESHWLIEELMVLANEQVAGYLEDHRVPTIYRIHERPDLDAIERLADQLASIDVPTPPLPDRLSPQQAERAAGAISRRVAAYARRSGRGREAFPGLVLRALKQAVYSPRNVGHSGLASSRYCHFTSPIRRYPDIVVHRALLQALGLDDAAHPASELPELAIHCSAREREAMEIERDADDICLAFRLEDIVAESWSQGGHANAGGPCFEGEVVGLIERGAFVRFGPEGFDGFLPLRRLPGWYDLNELGTVLIGRGAGARAIRLGDPLKVAVERVDPPRGHVDLLPAWDL, from the coding sequence GTGCCGGCTCGCGCACGGGGCCCCGAACGCCGGCCGGTGGTGGGGGTCGTCAAGCGACGGGGAAGGCTCCTCACCCTCGAGCCGCTCTTTCACCGGGGGTTGTCGGCGGTGCTGACGCCGGGCGGAAGGGTGCGCTTCGAACCAGGCGACGTGATCGCCGCCGGCCCCGGCCGTAAGGGCTTCGTGGCGTGGCGCCGAATCGGCCGCCCCGACAGCGCGCGCGACGTCGTCGAGGCGCTGCTGGTGGAGCGGGGCCATGCGCGCAGCTACCCGCGCGCAGCCGAGCGCGAGGCCCGCGCCGTCGCCCGCTCTCCCCACGGCCGCGCGCCCCGCGTCGACCTGCGCGAGCTTCCGACCTTCACGATCGATCCTGCCGAGGCGAAGGATTTCGATGACGCGATCTCGGCGCGCGTGGAGGGTGACGGTCGTGTGCGCGTGTGGGTCCACGTGGCCGACGTCACCGCTTTCGTGCGTCCGGGCGGCGCGCTCGACGAGGAGGCGCGGCGGCGCGCCACCTCCGTTTACGCGCCGGGCACGGTGGAGCCGATGCTGCCGCACGTCCTCTCGTCGGGGGAGTGCAGTCTGCGGCCCGGCGAGGACCGCCTCGCCGTCACCGTGGAGCTGGAGATGGACGAAGCAAGGGTCCGCAAGGCGCGCTTCATGCGCACCCTGATCCGCTCCGACGCGCGTCTCACCTACGACCAGGTGGACCGTGTCTTCGCCGGCCGCGAGCGTGCGCAGGAACCGTGGGCGGAGCCGCTCGCTGCCGCTCGCCGGGTGGCCCGCGCCCTACGCGATCGACGGCGCCGACGCGGTGGCCTAGAGATCGACTCGGCGGAGCCGCGTTTCGAGTTCGACGCCGAGGGTCGCGTGCGCGCAGTGACTCGCGAGCGCCAGACCGAGTCGCACTGGCTGATCGAGGAGTTGATGGTCCTAGCCAACGAGCAGGTCGCGGGGTACCTCGAGGACCATCGCGTGCCGACGATCTACCGCATCCACGAGCGCCCCGATCTCGACGCGATCGAACGCCTCGCCGACCAGCTCGCCAGCATCGATGTGCCGACCCCGCCGCTTCCCGACCGCCTCAGCCCGCAACAGGCGGAGCGTGCAGCGGGTGCCATCTCACGCCGCGTGGCGGCCTACGCGCGCCGCTCGGGGCGCGGCCGCGAGGCCTTTCCGGGGCTCGTTCTGCGGGCGCTCAAACAGGCGGTGTACTCGCCCCGCAACGTCGGGCACTCGGGTTTGGCAAGCAGCCGCTACTGCCACTTCACCTCCCCGATCCGCCGCTACCCCGACATCGTCGTGCACCGCGCGCTGCTGCAAGCGCTCGGTCTCGACGACGCCGCCCACCCGGCGAGCGAGCTGCCGGAGCTCGCGATCCACTGCTCCGCCCGTGAGCGGGAGGCGATGGAGATCGAGCGCGACGCCGACGACATCTGCCTGGCCTTCCGACTCGAGGACATCGTTGCCGAGAGCTGGTCGCAGGGTGGCCACGCCAACGCCGGCGGGCCTTGCTTCGAGGGCGAGGTGGTGGGGCTGATCGAGCGCGGTGCCTTCGTGCGCTTTGGGCCGGAGGGATTCGACGGCTTTTTGCCGCTGCGGCGGCTGCCGGGGTGGTACGACCTGAACGAGCTCGGCACGGTCCTGATCGGTCGCGGTGCGGGGGCGCGGGCGATCCGCCTCGGCGACCCGCTTAAGGTCGCCGTGGAGCGGGTCGACCCGCCGCGCGGACACGTCGATTTGCTGCCCGCTTGGGACCTTTGA
- a CDS encoding cell division protein FtsX produces the protein MSFGFFLQEALRSLARTRAPALAAALTVLLTTLVLGVFIPVVQATTGTANEVRGRIVVDVYLEDGISAADREQVRRAIERTGNVKSVTYISKDEALRIAERRNPQAFREGVKLLGRNPLPASFRITPRDPGRVGEIIDRLAPRDRRGVRRPDLPGIQEVRNREDDTERILTATSVVKAATGVLAALLAFAAVALIANTIRLSIFARRREVEVMRLVGATNWSIRWPFVIEGVIVGLVGALGAVALLYVTKQTVLDPLAERFALIAAPQTIPFPALAAVLLLAAAAVSAAGSALTLRRFLRV, from the coding sequence ATGAGTTTCGGCTTCTTCCTGCAGGAGGCGCTGCGCAGCCTCGCGCGCACGCGCGCACCGGCGCTCGCGGCTGCTCTGACAGTGCTCTTGACGACGCTGGTACTGGGCGTGTTCATACCGGTAGTGCAGGCCACGACCGGTACCGCGAACGAGGTGCGCGGGCGGATCGTCGTCGATGTCTACCTGGAGGACGGCATATCGGCGGCTGATCGCGAGCAGGTGCGCAGGGCGATCGAGCGCACTGGAAACGTCAAGTCGGTGACCTACATCTCGAAGGACGAGGCGCTGCGCATCGCCGAACGCCGCAACCCACAAGCGTTCCGCGAGGGCGTGAAGCTGCTGGGCCGCAACCCGTTGCCCGCCTCGTTTCGCATAACTCCACGCGACCCTGGGCGAGTTGGCGAGATCATCGACCGCCTGGCGCCGCGCGACCGGCGGGGCGTGCGCCGTCCCGACCTGCCGGGAATTCAGGAAGTCCGCAATCGGGAGGACGACACCGAGCGCATCCTCACGGCGACCTCGGTGGTTAAGGCGGCGACCGGCGTGCTTGCCGCCCTGCTGGCGTTCGCTGCGGTTGCGCTGATCGCGAACACGATTCGGCTGTCGATCTTCGCCCGGCGCCGCGAGGTCGAGGTGATGCGACTGGTTGGGGCGACGAATTGGTCGATCCGCTGGCCCTTCGTCATTGAGGGTGTGATCGTCGGGCTGGTGGGGGCGCTCGGCGCGGTCGCTCTTTTGTACGTGACGAAGCAGACGGTGCTCGATCCGCTCGCCGAGCGCTTCGCGCTAATCGCCGCTCCCCAAACGATCCCGTTCCCGGCGCTGGCGGCGGTGCTGTTGCTGGCAGCGGCGGCGGTGTCGGCGGCCGGCAGCGCCCTCACCTTGCGACGCTTCCTGCGCGTTTAG
- a CDS encoding ABC transporter permease: MLPTAVVGGHIGFERVLAALALVALAAGVSLWQRAALEREIGVAVVRSFLQLTAIGYVIHLIFDSRSLLFVVALLGVMVAFGALTARRRARDLPGALPDLAAALAASAALTLGAVLALGIFPADARALVPVGGMVVGNAMTAAAVALDRLAAELRAERARIEARLALGAPATLALRPALRVALRAGMIPLVDSTKTTGLIFFPGTMVGMLVAGAEPLDAIRLQLILLYLLLGAVATSALLALVLVRRRLVEPGERIRELA, encoded by the coding sequence ATGCTGCCGACAGCGGTGGTTGGTGGGCACATCGGCTTCGAGCGCGTGCTGGCCGCACTGGCGCTGGTCGCTCTGGCAGCCGGGGTGTCGCTCTGGCAGCGCGCAGCGCTGGAACGCGAGATCGGTGTCGCGGTGGTCCGCTCGTTCCTGCAGCTGACGGCGATCGGCTACGTCATCCACCTCATCTTCGACTCGCGCAGCCTGCTCTTCGTCGTCGCGCTGTTAGGGGTAATGGTTGCCTTCGGTGCGCTCACCGCGAGACGCCGAGCGCGCGACCTACCGGGAGCGCTGCCCGACCTCGCCGCCGCACTCGCCGCCAGCGCCGCACTGACCCTCGGAGCAGTGCTTGCGCTCGGCATCTTCCCGGCCGACGCGCGGGCGCTCGTGCCGGTCGGTGGGATGGTCGTTGGCAACGCGATGACCGCGGCGGCCGTTGCGCTCGACCGCCTCGCCGCTGAGCTACGCGCCGAGCGAGCCCGCATCGAGGCGCGTCTCGCGCTCGGGGCGCCCGCAACCCTGGCCCTGCGCCCGGCCCTGCGTGTCGCCCTGAGAGCGGGAATGATCCCGCTCGTCGACTCGACCAAGACGACCGGACTGATCTTCTTCCCCGGCACGATGGTCGGCATGCTCGTCGCCGGTGCCGAGCCGCTCGACGCCATCCGCCTGCAGCTGATCCTGCTCTACCTGTTGCTCGGTGCGGTCGCCACCAGCGCGCTGCTCGCGCTGGTGCTGGTGCGTCGGCGGCTGGTAGAGCCCGGGGAGCGGATCCGCGAGCTCGCCTAG
- a CDS encoding dihydrofolate reductase family protein, whose amino-acid sequence MQIEQLHPARRATTVADLVAAVRPWEAPPAGRPWIGLNMVASLDGKATLGGLSGGLSGDADRELFHLLRTRVDAVMVGAGTLRAERYGRLVKSAELRAAREREGLAPDPWAVIVSARLDLPADLPLLAAEDQRVIIATASPRELDGVRAHVEYLRVGDDLPVLAALLRERYGIRAVLCEGGPTLNAHLFAARLVDELFLTLSPLVLAGEGPTIVAGRPLAQEARLEPLAVSLVPSEGALLTRWRVVG is encoded by the coding sequence ATGCAAATCGAGCAGCTCCACCCGGCGCGCCGAGCGACCACGGTCGCCGACCTGGTCGCCGCCGTGCGACCGTGGGAGGCGCCACCTGCGGGTCGTCCCTGGATCGGCCTCAACATGGTGGCGAGCCTCGACGGCAAGGCCACGCTCGGCGGCCTCTCCGGGGGACTATCCGGTGACGCCGACCGCGAGCTCTTCCACCTTTTGCGCACGCGCGTTGATGCTGTGATGGTCGGGGCGGGCACGCTGCGCGCCGAGCGCTACGGCCGGCTCGTGAAGAGCGCGGAGTTACGCGCAGCGCGTGAGCGCGAGGGCCTGGCTCCGGACCCTTGGGCGGTGATCGTCTCCGCGCGTCTCGACCTGCCCGCCGATCTGCCGCTGCTCGCCGCGGAGGACCAACGGGTGATCATCGCGACCGCCTCGCCGCGCGAGCTCGACGGTGTGCGAGCGCACGTGGAGTACTTGCGGGTGGGCGACGACCTGCCGGTGTTGGCCGCGCTTCTGCGCGAGCGCTACGGGATCCGGGCGGTGCTCTGCGAAGGCGGTCCGACGCTGAACGCCCACCTGTTTGCGGCGCGGCTGGTCGACGAGCTCTTTCTGACCCTCAGCCCGCTGGTTCTGGCCGGTGAGGGGCCGACGATCGTCGCTGGGCGTCCGCTTGCGCAGGAGGCACGGCTCGAGCCGCTCGCGGTGTCGCTGGTGCCGAGCGAGGGTGCCTTGCTTACGCGTTGGCGTGTGGTCGGCTAG
- a CDS encoding S41 family peptidase → MTALRFLSALASLLVALAAGIWLGGHPETLPSPVRRALVADDRALRAEIIDTILDHYYRPISRARLERGSLDGIVNTLRDPYSHYFSPDEARRLRESVEGRFQGVGMSVFRTRRGLRVMRVFPRSPAARGGIRAGDLIVAVDGRSIAGLSAEQATALIKGPAGTRVRLTVERADGRRRTLSLVRREIKVPLVESQLDRVRAIPVGVVRLAGFSDGAHGQVARAVKNLQKRGARAFVLDLRGNGGGLLSEAVLVSSVFLRGGEVVAVKGRGEPTQVRRATGDPVAPTAPLVVLVDRASASASEIVAGALRARRRAELVGTRTFGKGVVQELFQLSNGGVLDITVAFYELPDGRRIGRGGLRPDVAARDDPRTRADEALRRALAVAAARASR, encoded by the coding sequence TTGACCGCCTTGAGATTCCTCTCCGCACTAGCTTCGCTCCTCGTCGCACTCGCAGCCGGCATCTGGCTGGGCGGGCACCCCGAGACCCTGCCGTCACCGGTCCGCCGGGCGCTCGTCGCCGACGACCGCGCGCTGCGCGCCGAGATCATCGACACGATCCTCGATCACTACTACCGACCGATCTCGCGCGCGCGGCTCGAGCGTGGTTCCCTGGACGGGATCGTCAACACCCTGCGCGACCCCTACTCGCACTACTTCTCGCCGGACGAGGCGCGGCGCCTGCGGGAATCGGTGGAGGGACGTTTTCAGGGCGTTGGCATGAGCGTGTTCCGTACGCGCCGAGGGTTGCGCGTGATGCGCGTGTTTCCGCGTTCGCCGGCTGCGCGCGGAGGTATCCGGGCGGGCGACCTGATCGTCGCCGTCGACGGCCGCAGCATCGCCGGGCTCAGTGCGGAGCAGGCGACGGCGCTCATCAAAGGGCCGGCCGGCACGCGGGTGCGGCTGACCGTCGAACGGGCGGACGGTAGGCGACGAACGCTGTCGCTGGTCAGGCGCGAGATCAAGGTGCCGCTGGTCGAATCCCAGCTCGACCGCGTGCGCGCGATCCCGGTCGGGGTGGTGCGCCTGGCGGGTTTCAGCGACGGCGCCCACGGGCAAGTCGCGCGGGCGGTGAAGAACCTGCAGAAGCGGGGGGCACGCGCCTTCGTTCTCGACCTGCGCGGCAACGGTGGTGGCCTGTTGTCGGAGGCAGTGCTGGTATCGAGCGTCTTCCTCCGTGGCGGCGAGGTGGTCGCCGTGAAGGGGCGCGGCGAGCCCACGCAGGTGCGTCGGGCGACCGGCGATCCGGTAGCGCCGACGGCGCCGCTGGTGGTGCTCGTCGACCGCGCCAGCGCGAGCGCCTCGGAGATCGTCGCGGGCGCTCTGCGCGCGCGCCGGCGAGCCGAGCTCGTCGGAACCCGGACCTTCGGCAAGGGCGTCGTGCAGGAGCTCTTCCAACTCTCGAACGGCGGCGTGCTCGACATCACCGTCGCCTTCTACGAGCTCCCGGACGGTCGCCGCATCGGGCGCGGTGGACTGCGCCCCGACGTTGCTGCCCGTGACGACCCGCGCACGCGCGCCGACGAGGCGCTCCGCCGGGCGCTCGCCGTCGCCGCCGCGCGCGCTTCACGGTGA
- a CDS encoding HD-GYP domain-containing protein encodes MNRETPHNARPDASATARSNGEAGPLTRRNIERLRSAQGPNGSGVAGGFAGKGQGASGASADAGNGHGLSTGHGNGQAHGNGQAHGNGQVHGNGHGNGVGAFVRTADSMLETASRLCERVAPLNDQAEIAQAAVSELYDDFDLLIAAILRIDRDAQKLQLVAATGKLVEERLRAGVPVRWEQSLSEGVNGRVARTGRAALVGDADDDPDFIFVPSALRARSAVAVPIRVEGRVWGVLDLEAAEPHAFGRVDLLLAETVASQVGAALHYAELFERFERTLTSTIAVLCDALEAKDPYTAEHARDVADLAEAVGEELGIRGDEMRWLRYAALLHDVGKIGIREEILRKPGRLTEEEFEEMKKHSEIGARMLERIPGFGPVLVLVRAAHERWDGRGYPDGLAGEDIPLGARVIAVCDAFHAMTSDRPYRKALSADEAKAEMRRCAGSQFDPRVVDALLAVLERETLPGPAL; translated from the coding sequence TTGAATCGAGAGACTCCACACAACGCGCGGCCCGACGCCTCGGCGACGGCGCGCTCGAACGGTGAGGCCGGGCCGCTGACGCGCCGGAACATCGAGCGGCTGCGGTCGGCGCAGGGGCCGAACGGGTCCGGTGTCGCGGGCGGCTTCGCCGGCAAAGGCCAAGGTGCCTCCGGTGCGTCCGCCGACGCCGGCAACGGGCACGGTCTTTCCACCGGCCATGGCAACGGCCAAGCCCATGGCAACGGCCAAGCCCATGGCAACGGCCAAGTCCATGGCAACGGCCACGGCAACGGCGTCGGCGCGTTCGTGCGCACGGCCGATTCGATGCTCGAAACCGCCTCGCGGCTTTGCGAACGGGTCGCGCCGCTGAACGATCAAGCGGAGATCGCGCAGGCCGCGGTCAGCGAGCTGTACGACGACTTCGATCTGTTGATCGCTGCGATCCTGCGCATCGACCGGGACGCCCAGAAGCTGCAGTTGGTCGCGGCGACCGGCAAGCTCGTGGAGGAGCGCTTGCGCGCCGGTGTGCCGGTGCGCTGGGAGCAGTCGCTGAGCGAGGGCGTCAACGGGCGGGTCGCGCGCACTGGTCGCGCCGCGCTGGTGGGCGACGCCGACGACGACCCCGACTTCATCTTCGTGCCGAGCGCGCTGCGCGCCCGCTCCGCGGTGGCCGTGCCGATCCGTGTGGAGGGGCGCGTGTGGGGTGTGCTCGACCTCGAGGCGGCGGAGCCCCACGCGTTCGGGCGGGTCGATCTGCTGCTCGCCGAGACGGTCGCGTCGCAGGTCGGCGCGGCCTTGCACTACGCGGAGCTCTTCGAGCGCTTCGAGCGCACGCTAACGAGCACGATCGCCGTGCTCTGTGACGCGCTCGAGGCGAAGGACCCGTACACCGCCGAGCACGCGCGCGACGTCGCCGACCTCGCTGAGGCGGTGGGCGAGGAGCTGGGTATCCGCGGCGACGAGATGCGCTGGCTGCGTTACGCGGCGCTGCTGCACGACGTCGGCAAGATCGGGATTCGCGAGGAGATCCTGCGCAAGCCCGGGCGCCTCACCGAAGAGGAGTTCGAGGAGATGAAAAAGCACTCCGAGATCGGCGCCCGCATGCTGGAGCGGATCCCCGGCTTCGGACCGGTGCTGGTGCTGGTGCGAGCCGCGCACGAGCGCTGGGACGGCCGCGGCTACCCCGACGGTCTCGCCGGCGAAGACATCCCGCTCGGCGCGCGCGTCATCGCCGTCTGTGACGCCTTCCACGCGATGACCTCCGACCGGCCATACCGCAAGGCCCTATCGGCCGACGAAGCGAAGGCCGAGATGCGGCGCTGCGCCGGCAGCCAGTTCGACCCGCGGGTGGTCGACGCGCTGCTGGCGGTGCTAGAGCGAGAGACGCTACCTGGGCCCGCTCTCTGA
- a CDS encoding ABC transporter ATP-binding protein: MFHDAGNGQIGATDGRARPRRFELREVSVERAGRLVLDDVSATLPGGSVAVFGPSGAGKSTLLRLLNRLLEPSRGAVLYEGRDLREIDPLELRRRVALVPQLPALEPATVADNLRLGQRFAAVGRWLRWGRQVGATGADAAGADRDALAKLLASVGLGPEYLARQAERLSVGEQQRVMIARALALDPEVLLLDEPTAALDADSRRQVEQTLTRLRRERGIALVLVSHDRQQVARLCEWVVELDRGKLVAAGSCSEVLGRVGG, encoded by the coding sequence TTGTTTCACGACGCGGGCAACGGCCAGATCGGGGCCACCGACGGCCGGGCCCGCCCCCGCCGTTTCGAGCTCCGTGAAGTCTCCGTCGAGCGCGCCGGACGGCTCGTGCTCGACGACGTGAGCGCGACGTTGCCGGGCGGCAGCGTCGCCGTGTTCGGGCCGTCCGGTGCCGGCAAGTCGACACTCCTGCGCCTCCTCAACCGCCTGCTCGAACCGAGCCGCGGCGCCGTCCTCTACGAGGGGCGCGACCTGCGCGAAATCGACCCGCTCGAACTGCGCCGCCGCGTCGCCCTCGTGCCGCAGCTACCGGCCCTAGAACCGGCGACCGTCGCCGACAACCTGCGACTCGGCCAGCGCTTCGCCGCCGTCGGGCGCTGGTTGCGCTGGGGACGCCAAGTCGGCGCAACGGGGGCAGACGCCGCTGGCGCCGACCGAGACGCACTTGCCAAGCTCCTTGCAAGCGTCGGGCTCGGCCCCGAATACCTCGCGCGCCAAGCCGAGCGACTCTCGGTCGGCGAGCAACAGCGCGTGATGATCGCGCGGGCGCTCGCGCTCGATCCCGAAGTGCTGCTCCTCGACGAGCCGACCGCCGCGCTCGACGCTGACTCGCGCCGGCAGGTCGAGCAGACGCTCACGCGGCTGCGCCGCGAGCGCGGGATCGCACTGGTCCTGGTCAGTCACGACCGCCAGCAAGTCGCGCGGCTGTGCGAGTGGGTGGTCGAACTCGATCGCGGGAAGCTGGTCGCGGCGGGCTCTTGCTCCGAGGTCCTCGGCCGGGTAGGCGGGTGA